The proteins below are encoded in one region of Candidatus Thermoplasmatota archaeon:
- a CDS encoding sialidase family protein: MRVIAVVPCVAVLLAGCLLGEAPGAATQPPPPPPTMGEFVTLPTGLACRSAPCEPTVAVDGAGRLIVLGNDGLGVSLDEGRSFEKRPRPPIPPPAPPGSFDNDATLYVDASGKLYYHALVTTFEPNARALILHGIHVAVSADAGVTWPVNTHLSLASATPRQTLGSDRQWLAADGNATVYLWYARVSPAFAVASPVGTPSPVGGVMLARSDDGGRTFGDFRPVAPDQPDAACANGPGVVDPAGRLHIAFRCSPRAASLDRTTGFVVATSSDRGQTFTRSLVNATANWLPVLDRARDGAVHAAWVSVPNGQVATSTSRDGGATWSAPVGWTEANERGAPGPWVLARADGRLDVLLYLETAPRQYQVVLARGFPDGSDATRAVLVPKLDVTSGRAGNTDFAHFAHLPDGRVVAVWGEAREVLIAVEQRIVASV, translated from the coding sequence ATGCGCGTGATCGCCGTCGTGCCTTGCGTGGCCGTCCTCCTCGCGGGCTGTCTTCTGGGTGAGGCCCCCGGCGCCGCGACGCAGCCGCCGCCCCCGCCTCCGACCATGGGCGAGTTTGTAACGCTGCCCACAGGTCTCGCGTGCCGCTCGGCGCCATGCGAACCCACCGTCGCCGTCGACGGCGCGGGGCGCCTCATCGTCCTCGGCAATGACGGCCTCGGTGTCTCCCTCGACGAGGGGCGCTCCTTCGAGAAGCGCCCACGGCCGCCGATCCCGCCCCCCGCCCCGCCGGGGAGCTTCGACAACGACGCCACCCTCTACGTGGATGCCTCCGGGAAGCTCTACTACCACGCCCTCGTCACGACCTTCGAACCCAATGCGCGCGCGCTGATTCTCCATGGCATCCACGTCGCCGTCTCGGCGGATGCGGGCGTGACATGGCCGGTGAACACGCATCTCTCGCTCGCGAGCGCCACCCCACGCCAGACGCTCGGCTCGGATCGCCAATGGTTGGCGGCGGACGGGAACGCGACCGTGTACCTCTGGTATGCTCGCGTATCGCCCGCCTTCGCCGTCGCCTCACCCGTGGGCACGCCATCGCCCGTGGGCGGCGTCATGCTCGCGCGCTCCGACGATGGCGGGCGCACGTTCGGGGACTTCCGGCCCGTCGCGCCGGACCAGCCGGACGCTGCGTGCGCGAACGGCCCCGGTGTCGTGGATCCGGCCGGCCGCCTCCACATCGCCTTCCGTTGCTCGCCGCGAGCCGCGAGCCTCGATCGCACGACGGGTTTCGTCGTCGCCACTTCCTCGGACCGGGGCCAAACGTTCACGCGGAGCCTCGTCAACGCGACCGCCAACTGGCTGCCGGTCCTCGACCGCGCGCGCGATGGCGCAGTCCATGCCGCGTGGGTCTCCGTCCCGAACGGGCAGGTGGCCACCTCCACCTCCCGCGACGGCGGTGCGACATGGAGTGCCCCCGTAGGTTGGACGGAGGCCAATGAGCGCGGAGCGCCTGGACCATGGGTTCTTGCCCGCGCGGACGGCCGCCTCGACGTGCTCCTCTATCTCGAAACGGCGCCCCGCCAATACCAGGTCGTGCTCGCGCGCGGCTTCCCCGACGGCTCGGACGCGACGCGCGCGGTGCTCGTGCCGAAGCTCGATGTAACGTCGGGCCGCGCCGGCAACACCGACTTCGCGCACTTCGCGCACCTCCCGGACGGGCGCGTCGTCGCCGTGTGGGGCGAAGCGCGCGAGGTACTCATTGCGGTAGAACAACGGATCGTCGCCTCGGTGTGA
- a CDS encoding beta-CASP ribonuclease aCPSF1, whose translation MGVEDLLREISEEVKKEIPASVEITDIEFEAAVLVIYTKHPERFASDEDLVRRLAKKLRKRVVVRPDPSVLAPLEKAEKRVRDIVPAEAEITELYFEPDIGEVIIEARKPGLVIGRHGSTLNDIKKEIGWAPRVVRTPPIPSKTVKEIRDYLRTVSDDRKDFLRKVGRRIYRGSVKEEQWVRWTSLGGYREVGRSCHLLQTQDSKILIDCGVNFSNDDKATPYLHLGEVWPLSSLDAVVLTHAHMDHCGLIPLLYKYGYDGPVYCTPPTRDLSVLLQMDYIKIAAAEGKKPPYESDHIRKWVQNAITLDFGDTTDIAPDVKLTFSNSGHILGSAVSHFHIGDGFYNVCCTSDMKYERTWLFNPTNNKFPRLEALIMEATYGGRNDFQPTRQQATEQLKEIIARTINRGGRAIIPCFAVGRSQEVMIVIEELVKRGDIPRVPTYLDGMIWEATAIHTAYPEYLNNQLRNQIFHEGENPLLSDIFIRVDSQETRRKILASEEPCIILATSGMMTGGPVMEYFKEWAGDRRSTLVFVGFQAAGTLGKRVQQGMGELPMAEGGKSRVLRIECGVETIDGFSGHSDRRQLMNYVNNISPKPDKVITMHGEESRCVDLASSIHKKYHIQTWAPYNLETIRLK comes from the coding sequence ATGGGTGTCGAAGACCTGCTCCGCGAGATCTCCGAGGAAGTCAAGAAGGAGATCCCGGCCTCCGTCGAGATCACGGACATCGAATTCGAGGCCGCCGTCCTCGTCATCTACACGAAGCACCCCGAGCGCTTCGCCTCCGACGAGGACCTCGTCCGCCGCCTCGCGAAGAAGCTGCGCAAGCGCGTCGTCGTGCGCCCGGACCCGAGCGTCCTCGCGCCGCTCGAGAAGGCCGAGAAGCGCGTGCGGGACATCGTTCCCGCCGAGGCGGAGATCACGGAGCTCTATTTCGAGCCCGACATCGGCGAGGTCATCATCGAGGCCCGCAAGCCCGGTCTCGTCATCGGTCGGCACGGCTCCACGCTCAACGACATCAAGAAGGAGATCGGCTGGGCGCCGCGCGTCGTGCGCACGCCCCCCATCCCGTCGAAGACGGTGAAGGAGATCCGCGACTATCTGCGCACGGTCTCCGACGATCGGAAGGACTTCCTCCGCAAGGTCGGCCGCCGCATCTACCGCGGCTCCGTGAAGGAGGAGCAGTGGGTCCGCTGGACGAGCCTCGGCGGCTACCGCGAGGTCGGCCGCTCGTGCCACCTCCTGCAGACGCAGGACTCGAAGATCCTCATCGACTGCGGCGTCAACTTCTCGAACGACGACAAGGCGACCCCCTACCTGCACCTCGGCGAGGTCTGGCCCCTCTCGAGCCTCGATGCGGTCGTGCTCACGCACGCCCACATGGATCACTGCGGCCTCATCCCGCTCCTCTACAAGTACGGCTACGACGGGCCCGTGTACTGCACGCCCCCGACGCGCGACCTCTCGGTGCTCCTGCAGATGGACTACATCAAGATCGCCGCGGCGGAGGGCAAGAAGCCCCCGTACGAGTCCGACCACATCCGCAAGTGGGTCCAGAACGCGATCACGCTCGACTTCGGCGACACGACCGACATCGCGCCCGACGTGAAGCTCACGTTCTCGAACTCGGGCCACATCCTCGGATCCGCGGTCTCGCACTTCCACATCGGCGACGGCTTCTACAACGTGTGCTGCACGTCGGACATGAAGTACGAGCGCACGTGGCTCTTCAACCCCACGAACAACAAGTTCCCGCGCCTCGAGGCCCTCATCATGGAGGCCACGTACGGCGGGCGCAACGACTTCCAGCCGACCCGCCAGCAGGCGACCGAGCAGCTCAAGGAGATCATCGCCCGCACGATCAACCGCGGGGGGCGCGCGATCATCCCGTGCTTCGCGGTCGGCCGCAGCCAGGAGGTCATGATCGTGATCGAGGAGCTCGTGAAGCGCGGCGACATCCCGCGCGTCCCGACCTACCTCGACGGCATGATCTGGGAAGCGACCGCGATCCACACGGCGTACCCGGAGTACCTGAACAACCAGCTCCGCAACCAGATCTTCCACGAGGGCGAGAACCCGCTCCTCTCGGACATCTTCATCCGCGTCGACTCCCAGGAGACGCGCCGCAAGATCCTCGCCTCCGAGGAGCCCTGCATCATCCTCGCGACGTCGGGCATGATGACGGGCGGCCCCGTCATGGAGTACTTCAAGGAGTGGGCGGGCGACCGCCGCTCCACGCTCGTGTTCGTCGGTTTCCAGGCCGCGGGCACGCTCGGCAAGCGCGTCCAGCAGGGCATGGGCGAGCTCCCGATGGCCGAGGGCGGCAAGAGCCGCGTCCTCCGCATCGAGTGCGGCGTCGAGACCATCGACGGCTTCTCGGGCCACTCCGACCGCCGGCAGCTCATGAACTACGTGAACAACATCTCGCCGAAGCCCGACAAGGTCATCACGATGCACGGCGAGGAGTCGCGCTGCGTGGACCTCGCGTCGTCCATCCACAAGAAGTACCACATCCAGACGTGGGCGCCCTACAATTTGGAAACGATTCGCCTCAAGTAG